taactCTTTATCGTGTgtttctggaaaatttcaatgaaatttcattattcgcAGTTGATTTCCATGATTTTAATCCATCATTTTGATACAATTTCTAGTAGTTTTGGAGAATTAAGCCCATACATTACTTTCGAATTTTGTGACACATTTTCAATTCGATCaagatttcgaatttttgtctttcgattttgttcaattttttttgcataatctaCACACGTGTGTACTAGTTGTTGGGTACCCAACaactaaaaaaaacaccatttgtATCCCCCAGTCCTTTTGGGGACCTGGTGAGGAAGGGTCAGAGGGTGAATTTCTATGGTTTCTTTAATTCGCCGAATTGGTGATACATTTTCGAGCTTATTTAGTTACTAAAGTCAACTgctattgggggggggggatacaGCGTAAGCCCTGTCAGGGttctggttactttttaagtGTACTTACGTAACCATTTAAAAGTTTTGTTACTTATTGTTTTATAAAATGTTGGGTaataaagttgttttttttggaggggagagAGGATTTTCTGTCCAACTCTTTCAGTCTCGGCATTACTTCGTCGAGGAAGTAAGCaaaaatgtctcacttttttataaaaatgctaGCACAGTtgcaaattgcatttttcaaagttgtaaaaaggcCTCGTTTcttgttaaaaatttctaaGAATTGTGGTTTCTCCGTCGAACGGGTTTctctcaaaaagtttcaaaaattctcattttttcacccaaaaaaattccaagatctCGCTTTTTTTGGcaggaatttgtcaaaaatagaaaaaaagaatcgcttgttcaacaaaaattgcgaagtagtatcacttttttgccattaACAATTGCCAAAATCTTTTGCTTTTGGCTGAAATTATAAAAGTGCCGATTGTTGCAAAATCACTTGTTTGCCGGccagtacctacttaattgctaaaaagtcttgttttttgttaaaattatcaagtctttttttcgacaaaatttttttctttttaggaaAATTGCTACCAATCTCacttattatcaaaaattacccaagcatcTATAGCTATTTGCcaaagatttccaaaaagtcctgtttttttgcaaaaaattgttatatcTTGTATTTTGCAATTAATTTATCTTACATTTTACTctcaaaatttcctattttttgtaACAACATTGCCACAAATTGTCAcgttgctaaaattattgtcagtcttgttttcagcaaaaaaaaaaaaatgcaaaaaggatcttcttttgccaaaattgccaggCAAAGAGTCTCATTCATGCCAAATTAGGGAATTTCATTCttcattatcattattttttcacaaaatagtgaaatacctactgaaaattaaaatttaaaataaaacgatagggaattttattctttttcttaTTAATTTGAGACTACATAAAACTTAAAAGTTCGCCCGGACTtgcaaacttgaaaatgaaaaaataataatgaacttTTGCTAGAAAGCTAGCTACTAAATTAAACACTACAGCGCTACTACAGTGATAAATTATTCCAATGGAGCTTTGACCTTTGACCCGGAATTATCACAGTGCACACAAGGTGCACACGCTTGTTTTTTCTTATCACTGTTTAGTGTTTACTGTTTACACACACGATTTGGCGTTATACTTTTTGGTGTTACTTATGGAGAATTCTATACGTTTTATAACGGTTTTATacaattataataattatttgtgTTGGTTTTTTGGATAAATCGTCTTATACGAATATATTTTACGCTTATATTGACAAAATGGTTGCATCTAACTCCTGGCTCGCATACTTGAATAAATTCAGGCTATTTAAATATGGGAAGATGAATCGAGTAAGTTGAACTAGTCTTTTGTAATAGAATATTCAATTTCCACCTTTGATTTGGTTTCTCCAGAGAAATCATTCATGATTAATCATTCGTGATTTCTAACTCTGGAACGTTTTTTATTCATATTATGTTTTCTGTTTTCAGAAGCTCACGTTCAAAAGACTCTATAGCGTTGGTAAAAAcgataaagaagaagaaaaattaaaagttccATGGTTTTCTAAATCGTGCACCGAAGGAtatgaaaaaactgaaagtaaGTTGAAGATGTGACTTTAGTTTATAAAGTGTTGGGTAATCTtgtattttattcgattttttatcaACCCTTGACAGCATTTATAATTGGAATAGATTACGGTACAACTCATTCCTCCGTTGCTGTTATGGATAATAAACAAACTAAAGTTATCGAAAATACCGAAGGATCGCGTACAACTTCTTCAGTTGTTGCATTCACCAAAGGTACGATTAATTTAATGCTTTCTTATTTCAGTTAATTATTTCGAATCGTAATATCTTCGTACATGTTTACTCGTAGATGGTGAACAATTAGTCGGATCTTCAGCTAAGCGACATGCGGTTACCAATGCCCCTAACACGTTTTATGCTACTAAGCGGCTGATTGGAAGACGTTTCGATGACGCTGAAGTCATCAATATTATGTAAGTTCAAACTTCGCCTTTCGTCAGTAATATTTAAAAGTACGATTCTCCATAATATTGTCTTAAATTTCAGGAAATATTTACCTTACAAAGTTACTAAATCACCTGAAGGCGATGCCTGGGTAGAAAGCGCCGACGGGGAAACGTTCTCTCCTAGTGAGATTGCAGcatttattttaaagaaaatgaaagaaaccgCCGAAGCGTACTTGCAAACGCCTGTAAAAAATGCGGTCATCGCTGTACCTGCCTATTTCAATGATTCTCAGAGACAAGCTACAAAAGATGCTGCTCAAAATGCTGGTCTTAATGCTCTAATCATCGATGAACATACCGCAGCCGTATTAGCTTACGGTATCAATAATACTGACGACAAAGTGtgagtaatttaatttttttcttgatttttgatctGTTTAATTGGTTTGTAAAttgtaatgcatttttttttttactttgtcaCAGTATTGCTGTTTATGATTTTGGTGGAGGTACTTTCAACGTATCTGTGTGTGAAATCCACAACGGAGTTTTCGAAGTGAAATCTACCAACGGTGATTCGTTCTTGGGCGGTGAAGATTTCGATAACGTTTTGCTCGACTATTttgtatttaatttgaaatctgATGTGAGTAGTTTTGGTGGCATCTTCAtagttctttttctttttcttactcaaagttatatttttgtatttatggggtgtaatttttcaattttagcaagGAATTGATGTCACAAAAGATCAAGTCGCTATGCAGCGATTGAAGGAAGCTGccgaaattgctaaaattgagTTATCGTCTTCCCTTGAGACCAGAATCGATTTACGGTATGTGACAGTTGACACGTCTGGTCCTAAACACTTGCATTTGAAAGTAAGATTCGAATATACAGatttaaacagaaaaatgtttttaagaTTTTAAGACCactaattaaaatgaatt
The sequence above is a segment of the Planococcus citri chromosome 3, ihPlaCitr1.1, whole genome shotgun sequence genome. Coding sequences within it:
- the LOC135838471 gene encoding heat shock 70 kDa protein cognate 5-like, translating into MVASNSWLAYLNKFRLFKYGKMNRKLTFKRLYSVGKNDKEEEKLKVPWFSKSCTEGYEKTETFIIGIDYGTTHSSVAVMDNKQTKVIENTEGSRTTSSVVAFTKDGEQLVGSSAKRHAVTNAPNTFYATKRLIGRRFDDAEVINIMKYLPYKVTKSPEGDAWVESADGETFSPSEIAAFILKKMKETAEAYLQTPVKNAVIAVPAYFNDSQRQATKDAAQNAGLNALIIDEHTAAVLAYGINNTDDKVIAVYDFGGGTFNVSVCEIHNGVFEVKSTNGDSFLGGEDFDNVLLDYFVFNLKSDQGIDVTKDQVAMQRLKEAAEIAKIELSSSLETRIDLRYVTVDTSGPKHLHLKLTRAKFEHLVAELIEKTVAPCQKALQDAQVNKSDISEVLLVGGMTRMPKIKATVKEIFGKIASRTISVDDAVAVGAATKGGILLGKATDTHLTPANSSTNNDTEYVRFLEDTLVQAVLGDEALDLIEPPVARELVVKIMKRRLRFPDLPPTPAQPGCVY